The stretch of DNA agttATTTACAAGATAATTTACACTAAGCCCGATTCAATTATTGTCCGAATTTTGGTAACGATAGAAGATACATACGCTTTACCGGGGTGAAATACTACAAGACTAGAAAATAAATTGTAACacactatttttacataatCCAATACATTGAAGTTAAGACGGGAAAGTTACGTATTTCACCCCATCGATTAATAGTCTCTATTGCATTGTCAATACAGTTAAGTAACCCATTAATCAAAGCCATGTCTTTGGTTTCACTCCTAGAAACGTCCTGAGGTATAAGCTATTTACACTTCACACGAAAATAAGTCTTATTTACACTTGCACAGTTCACTTAGCGAGTCATATGTAGAGATAGTCGTTTTTCGTTTCCTTGCAATAGCTGATGCTAGGGAATTTGTAGACTGGGCTGTACCTCCTGTTGTCACTGTCTGACTCTAGGGAGAGAGCTGAGAGGGCTCGGGAGGGTTCGTCCTCGGGTTCCTCTGGCGGGGGGAGGGTTCGCGGCGGGAGGGGCGGCGCGCGGGGGTTGCGCCGGACCCGGAAGTGGCAGTCGCTGTCGGCGGGCCACGCTCGTTGGACGAGCAGGGGCAGGTCATCGGGATGTAGTTTACGCTCATACTCTTGTGAGGGACACAcctgcaaatttaaaaaaataaacctaTTATAATGATGTTTAATCATTTCAAATTACTCGTAATTTAAGCATGACATTTTTGGAATGCCTgcaaatttttaatattaatgagTATTTTAACACTAGCGCAGAGCGTTTAGTATTAGGcgtttatttcaaataaatatttaaatgtgttgagattaatatatataatacagtAAGACATCGACTCGCAGTTTGCTGAAACAGACACGCGCATTTTAAAAGTGCAATCGTTTTACATGAGCCTCAACGTGATAAAACCTCAAATTTATATCTTATCTTAGATTTCGCAAACGTGTTGGTGTAAAACTTACCTCATACAGAGAGAACCGCTCCACGCCCTCGGCAGAATTGTAGCACTGCAGAAGAATCGCCAGCAGCTCGTCGGCGGTCGTCCGCTCGCTCGTCAGCAAACACTTGTACTGAGAGGACGACATCAGCGCCGAGTCGTAGATCTTCACCAGGCCGCCGGGGCGCATCTCCAGAGAGAACCTGGAATTAAGGAGAAGAGGTTGCAGACATTGTTCTGGTTGCAGACTTATGTCGCGTAGGGGCTTAAATGCTTCCTAACTGCCATCCTAACTACGACTAGTGAAGTGAGACTAACAAAACGCGGTTACACCTGTACAATGATTTAAAATTTTGATTTAAGTAAGTaagatgtgtgtgtgtgtgtgcgcttTAGTCGAGTAGAGAGGATCGTCTAAAATCGcatccaggcggcttagcacggtcgcgtttttatcccttgtcaccatgcctgtcacgttctaacaagtatgtaagtgcgaaagggacgcgcatagtgatagtcgataaaaatggaaccgtgctgagcccgcagatctAGAAAATACGCCATTCACGCACCTCTTGCACAGCAACTGAACGCGCGTAGCACTTCGTTCCTACTCTGAAATGCCCGCGAGCGGTCAGAGATGCTTTCGCAAATGCTATCCACGCATTCGATAGATCGGGACGTACCTTGACGTCCAAGTTAACTACAATATTGTTAATGCATAAAAGTACCTACACATATTGGAAAGAGAATTGAATATATCTGAGCGTAAGTCATTAAAAGCAAGACATAAAACATAGGTGAttagttaagtaggtacctactgcatCCACTCTCAAGACAAAATAGTAATGTTGTCATTGTTTAAAGACGCATTTTGTAATTAGACAAATAAGTAATCCGCTCTTATCCTAAAATAGATTGAAAGTAAGACCCTCTTCTTACAAATTACCAACATACCATTAAATAAGACATTCGACAAGCaactaattagttttttttatctttaataGCACACTTCAACAAAAGGGCGGTCCATTTTAATTATCTCATTAAAATGAAGTACTTTCTAATCCAAAGTGTAAGAAATCAACCCCTCTATATCTATTACTGGATCAAAAACCCCTTTTTATTAACACAGCAATAATTAGAAGTATTATGTTTACAAAGCTTACGCTACCTAAAAACCATTACAGTAAGTCAAACAATTATATTCACTGCTACTTTAGAATAAGAACTCTAATAACTGTTACTTAAGTTTGGTCTGTAATTCGAAATGTCAACACAACACGGTCCATATGGTCCGAGTAAAGAACCTAAACTTTCTTT from Cydia splendana chromosome 5, ilCydSple1.2, whole genome shotgun sequence encodes:
- the LOC134790456 gene encoding uncharacterized protein LOC134790456 isoform X2 yields the protein MIEYKEYKPVPAPRLRLAFHPHNIHTTIKVYARRLRPDIEYKTLSVTWGTRAQEVVATLLGKFRMRHRDPRLFYLSMEVRVRAAGLRTTLVLDDDARPAALQACHPKGYSKFSLEMRPGGLVKIYDSALMSSSQYKCLLTSERTTADELLAILLQCYNSAEGVERFSLYEVCPSQEYERKLHPDDLPLLVQRAWPADSDCHFRVRRNPRAPPLPPRTLPPPEEPEDEPSRALSALSLESDSDNRRYSPVYKFPSISYCKETKNDYLYI
- the LOC134790456 gene encoding uncharacterized protein LOC134790456 isoform X1 encodes the protein MLKHVAVSPHRARADSVSLASSASCCSLGSLDHRHDSVGDLSQRTTTIKVYARRLRPDIEYKTLSVTWGTRAQEVVATLLGKFRMRHRDPRLFYLSMEVRVRAAGLRTTLVLDDDARPAALQACHPKGYSKFSLEMRPGGLVKIYDSALMSSSQYKCLLTSERTTADELLAILLQCYNSAEGVERFSLYEVCPSQEYERKLHPDDLPLLVQRAWPADSDCHFRVRRNPRAPPLPPRTLPPPEEPEDEPSRALSALSLESDSDNRRYSPVYKFPSISYCKETKNDYLYI